One region of Pogoniulus pusillus isolate bPogPus1 unplaced genomic scaffold, bPogPus1.pri scaffold_62_arrow_ctg1, whole genome shotgun sequence genomic DNA includes:
- the LOC135174374 gene encoding E3 ubiquitin-protein ligase RNF213-like — MLHFAWVTTSVVEVELKQVGEDPESCCLLLQVSERHLLEFFQAYLKEKAYDREMDNCFTNRIIQWIRDLDKPEEALLRTFISTFSKTNKPTAGAVLSALVEKMCWEMRKLRSVDTFDDTTGPVLANLLRIRVCDLISALHEWELTCQLQISDSAKLLLSQVFTLSNFVGHRLLQGDLPCSTLREILKQKESFRDLVCTCDSSFCKVIATVLEVRQGEFEQLEEQKQQRRSFLRLCRGIEDMIKVDRSAVEKSISDSGSLKEQMVVQVFSLDGRREMSSHELSQYSQMMQKLLVLERSQCFLRLWKMRAEQAKAASPEDRLFSVEDVQEQIYKPAIADFQSTYLALRDFSITLGEVKGQFEKLLDKKDQLLDEFTVMEESEGQEGGGAAWITKAVERIETYLTLSKVVTTAKVIDALRQELQLEGDFQVLSDLTGYEEEEFQKKRLDFMTEDVMNVQQSLSDIPQRVLDFLKELLACTRKEFTSWIKTIIKDKTEIPVFVELASISAGESDMDIDRVKFFRDAMAAAAPIVYDLSPTDGFDQFIAALAFVTEAVTKDPKLPKKLKDSCDHREWIQAVHEFHGSVERSSISQARSINGNGVFIISAPPKFKATLEDCVWLQLRGGSEDCMAPAEHSTRPYQLSQLTELQNKLMLIATKVEEGREEANRFLEILEKVKTIGTLYLELLSVGNILFKDWMAEIYCNPEQHVKVYTEFGIAGKLVQTTKPLLEELGSLSKAMEHCLREWKKYLETQRNTYYHLNLFTAQQLFYLCSQLASVQKGIVEPQVLIMLSSIKHDIKEEDVKKALEDALMTPLEPVDKLAGEEEGVTWHDYIIRFPQMIKSLAESGYDEAVAKAALQSCLGNSPITEQMLMEFAFEQGDDEQRVTELSALYEDTREAFLQKKRKFKTDPRGVGQVFFSTLAQEGVDASFESLPSISDKVSVLWDAYCRKFSGLVSDKYVGVDVLGEMLKRLVDLQTTRVERSLPVGLEAGKPLLIMCKEEEMLPNMLSVYRHTETAPLPSYDEVLVCTPDTEEEEVELLVRRALSEGSQDQKIFCLLGADKLVYKVSERLEFHFFSLAQSSRVPNYRFLIFCNAKAHNSYVITAFDAYKVTF, encoded by the exons ATGCTGCATTTTGCCTGGGTCACCACTTCAGTAGTGGAGGTGGAACTCAAGCAGGTTGGTGAGGACCCAgaaagctgctgccttctgctacaGGTCAGTGAGAGGCACCTGCTGGAGTTCTTCCAAGCCTACCTGAAGGAGAAGGCTTATGACAGAGAGATGGATAACTGCTTCACCAACCGCATCATCCAGTGGATCAGAGACCTTGACAAACCTGAG GAAGCCCTGCTCAGAACCTTCATCTCTACCTTCTCCAAGACCAACAAACCAACAGCAGGTGCAgtgctctctgccctggtggAGAAGATGTGCTGGGAgatgaggaagctgaggagtgTGGACACCTTTGATGACACCACTGGGCCTGTCCTTGCAAACCTGCTCAGAATCAGAGTCTGTGACCTCATTTCTGCTCTCC ACGAGTGGGAGCTGACTTGCCAGCTGCAGATCAGCGACAGCGCCAAGCTCCTCCTGTCCCAGGTGTTCACTCTCTCCAACTTCGTGGGCCATCGTctcctccagggagaccttccctgcagcaccctcagagAGATCCTGAAGCAGAAGGAGTCCTTTAGGGACCTGGTGTGCACCTGCG attcCTCTTTCTGCAAGGTGATTGCCACGGTGCTGGAGGTCAGGCAAGGAGAGTTTGAGCAGCtggaagagcagaagcagcagagacgTTCCTTCCTCCGCCTGTGCCGTGGCATTGAGGACATGATCAAAG TGGACAGAAGCGCCGTGGAGAAAAGCATCAGTGACAGCGGAAGTTTGAAGGAGCAGATGGTGGTGCAGGTGTTCTCCCTCGATGGCAGGAGAGAGATGAGCTCCCACGAGCTCTCCCAGTACAGCCAGATGATGCAGAAGCTTCTcgtgctggagaggagccaatGCTTCCTCAGGCTGTGgaagatgagagcagagcaggccaaAGCTGCAAGCCCTGAGGACCGACTCTTCTCTGTGGAGGACGTTCAGGAGCAGATCTACAAACCAGCCATCGCCGACTTCCAGAGCACCTACCTGGCCCTCAGAGACTTCTCCATCACCCTTGGGGAGGTGAAGGGCCAGTTTGAGaagctgctggacaagaaggaTCAGCTCCTGGATGAGTTTACAGTCATGGAGGAGAGCGAAGGGCAGGAGGGTGGAGGAGCTGCTTGGATCACAAAGGCGGTGGAGAGGATTGAAACCTACCTGACCCTCTCCAAGGTGGTGACCACGGCCAAGGTGATCGATGCTCTGCGGCAGGAGCTTCAGCTGGAGGGAGACTTCCAGGTCCTCAGTGACCTGACAGGATAC gaagaggaggaattcCAGAAGAAGAGACTTGATTTCATGACTGAAGATGTCATGAACGTTCAACAAAGCTTGAGTGACATCCCCCAGCGAGTCTTGGACTTCTTGAAGGAACTTCTGGCATGCACAAGGAAAGAGTTTACCTCCTGGATTAAGACCATCATAAAAG ACAAGACAGAGATCCCAGTCTTCGTGGAGCTGGCCTCCATCTCCGCGGGGGAGAGCGACATGGACATCGACCGCGTCAAGTTCTTCCGCGACGCCATGGCTGCCGCCGCCCCAATCGTCTACGACCTGAGTCCCACTGATGGCTTTGACCAGTTCATTGCAGCCTTGGCCTTCGTCACAGAGGCAGTCACCAAAGACCCCAAGCTGCCCAAGAAGCTG AAAGACTCCTGTGACCACCGTGAGTGGATCCAGGCAGTCCATgaattccatggctctgtggaaCGTTCCTCCATCtctcaagccagaagcatcaaTGGAAATGGAGTGTTCATCATCTCAGCACCTCCAAAGTTCAAG GCTACGCTGGAGGACtgtgtgtggctgcagctgcgggggggcAGCGAGGACTGCATGGctccagctgagcacagcaccagGCCGTACCAACTGTCCCAGCTCACCGAGCTGCAGAACAAGCTCATGCTGATTGCCACTAAggttgaggagggcagagaggaggccAACCGCTTCTTGGAG ATCCtggaaaaagtcaaaacaattgGGACATTGTACCTGGAGCTTCTCAGTGTCGGCAACATCCTCTTCAAGGACTGGATGGCTGAGATCTACTGCAACCCTGAGCAGCATGTGAAGGTCTACACTGAGTTTGGCATTGCTGGGAAACTTGTGCAGACCACCAAACCTctcctggaggagctgggcagcctcTCTAAAGCGATGGagcactgcttgagagagtggAAGAAGTACTTGGAGACTCAGAGGAACACCTACTATCATCTCAACCtcttcactgctcagcagctcttctaTTTATGCAGCCAACTGGCCAGTGTCCAGAAGGGCATCGTGGAACCTCAGGTCCTCATCATGCTCTCCTCCATCAAGCATGACATCAAAGAAGAAGATGTCAAGAAAGCCCTGGAGGATGCCTTGATGACGCCTCTGGAGCCTGTGGACAAGctggcaggagaagaggagggggtCACCTGGCACGATTACATCATTCGCTTCCCCCAGATGATCAAGAGCTTGGCTGAGTCAGGCTACGACGAGGCGGTGGCcaaggcagccctgcagagctgcttgggtAACTCACCCATCACGGAGCAGATGCTGATGGAGTTTGCCTTTGAGCAAGGGGACGACGAGCAGCGGGTGACAGAGCTCAGCGCCTTGTACGAGGACACCAGAGAAGCCTTCCTGCAGAAGAAGCGCAAGTTCAAGACAGATCCCAGAGGAGTTGGCCaggttttcttcagcaccttggCCCAGGAGGGGGTGGATGCCTCCTTCGAGAGCTTGCCATCCATCTCTGACAAGGTCAGCGTGCTCTGGGATGCCTACTGCAGGAAGTTCTCCGGCCTGGTGTCTGACAAATACGTTGGGGTGGATGTTCTGGGGGAGATGCTGAAGCGGTTGGTGGATCTGCAGACCACCCGTGTGGAGAGGAGCTTGCCTGTTGGCTTGGAAGCTGGGAAGCCTCTTCTCATCATGtgcaaggaggaggagatgttACCCAACATGCTGTCGGTCTACAGGCACACAGAGACAGCTCCTCTCCCATCCTACGATGAGGTCCTGGTGTGCACACCCGAcacggaggaggaggaggtggagctgCTCGTCAGGAGAGCTCTTTCTGAAGGCTCTCAAGACCAGAAGATCTTCTGCTTGCTGGGGGCTGACAAATTGGTCTACAAAGTCTCTGAGCGACTTGAGTTCCACTTCTTCAGCCTGGCGCAATCCTCCAGAGTGCCCAACTACAGGTTCCTCATCTTCTGCAATGCCAAAGCCCACAACTCCTATGTCATTACAGCCTTTGATGCCTACAAGGTGACCTTC